TCTTGAGTAGGAGCGAGATAATAAGTCCTAAAAGATAAGCGGAGCAAATAATAAATAAAAAGCCTTAAGTAGCAAGATCGAGATAACTAAGTAAAAAAGTTAAAACGGTAGCATTTTCAGCTCAACATAATAATAAAATAATTAGCTATGCCACAATTACCTATACCTAAAAGAGTAATATTAACTAATAATAATGAGTCCTACTAAAGCGGTATTGTGTGGATATTACGGCATGGGTAATGCAGGAGACGAAGCGTTACTACTCTCTCTACTACAAATGCTGCCTGAATCTGTCGTGCCAATTGTTTTATCTGGCGATCCTCAAACGACTAAAAGACAGTATGGAGTTGCTAGCTGTCATCGCAAATCCAGCCTGGCTATTCTTAAAGCTTTACAACAGTCTGATGTTTTCATTTGGGGTGGTGGTAGTTTAATGCAGGATTCTACTAGTTTAGCCAGTCCAGTTTACTACGCTGGCTTGATGGCTTTGGCACAGCAAAGAGGCTTAAAAACGATCGCCTGGGCTCAAGGAATTGGCCCTTTAAACAAGTCCTTTACTCGTTGGTTAACCAAACAGGTATTACTAGGCTGCGATGCTGTCAGCGTTAGGGATACCGCCTCAGCTGAGCTATTGACTAGTTGGCAAATCGAACCCCTAATAGCTCCCGATCCTGTCTGGGCATTAGAGAGCGAAACCCCTTTAGAATTTCCCGATACCGACAAGCCAATTGTAGCAGTAGTTTTGCGCTCGCATCCTTTACTAACAGCAGCTCGTTTAACAACTTTAGTTCAAGCTATCCAAGACTTTCAGGCACAAACTAATACCTTTATTCTACTAATTCCCTTTCAACCTGCTCAAGATAATGCGATCGCTGAACAAATTGCAGTTCAGCTAGAACAAGACTTTACCATCATGTCAATGACCAATCCCAAGCAATTAAAAGGATTGTTTAAAAATGTCAAAATGGCGATCGGCATGCGTTTACATAGCTTAATTATGGCAGCAGCAGCAGAATGTAGCTGTTTTGTTTTAAGTTACGATCCCAAGGTTACTCAGCTCATGTCCGAACTTAACCTACCTGGATATGAATTAGCAAATCTCCCACAAGAGCCGCAAATAATTAGCAGTGCTTGGCTGAAACAGTATTACCAGGGACAAGCTATGCAGCAAATTTCAATTCAGTCATTGATAGATCGAGCTTTAATTCATCAACATCTATTGAAAAAAGTGATGATTAATAGTTGATAAACCTTGGCATTTTTTGACGTAACGTATAAGCTATATTTAGCTAAATCTAAAGTCAAGTAACAAGATAAAATTATTACCTCAATTTATATTTATACTAAACTCAAATCCAGCATCGTAATACGTAATAATTGTCACTCATAACAATTATTACATAGCCATTACGGGTAATTACGGATATGCTTTAGATTTTGACATCGCTATATTGTGAATAACTAAATAGACAAATATTATGAGCGAAGCCAACAATAATGCTACTTCTTATAACTCCGAATCTATTCTGACCAATCAAAGCGATCGCGTCGAACAAGACGAAGTAGCAGAAAACGTTAGCGAACCTGAGGCGAAAAATAATCAGTTGTTATCTGAGCAAATTTCTGATTCGGCAGCATCTCAAGCAAAAAACAATGCCAATACAGCAAATACCGAAGATTTGGTTCAAAAAATGAACTGGCAAAGAGTTGCTCATAAACTGCGAGAATATAATCGTAAGCTGCTCAAAAAAGTATTTCGCCTCGAACAAGAACTGGCTGAGATCAATAATAAGTTTAATAAGTATGTTGAGAAGTCCCAAAGCAGCGATCTTTTGCTAGCTCATCAAGCAGAAGAAATTCAAAATTATCAAGAACAAATTGCTCTGCTCTCTCAACAATTTAATAGTTCTCAACAGCAAATTGATGGACAAGAAACAATAATCAAGCAACTGTCTGAGCAACATGAATTATCTCAAAAACAAACGGCTCAGCTAGAAAGAGAGTGTACTTTATTACAGGAAAAATATAATGACAAGGCTTTTGAATTAGTTGCTAAAGAACAAGAAAGTCAAGAATTACAGATTCAACTAAGTCAGCACCAGCGCCATGCCCTACAGCGTGAAGCTGAATTAAAACGTTATCAAGAAAAAGCCCAAGCATCTCGCCAAGCAAAAGCTACTAGTCGTAACCAAAATTATCCCCACAATCGATATATCCAGCCTTGGTCGATTTCGACTATTCCCGAGCCAAAAATTGCCTTGCCAAAGACCAAAGCTCAAACTATACCAGTTAAACAAACCAAAACCAAAACAGCCGAAACTGTTAAAACAGCAGCAGAAATAGCTACTTGGTCAGCATCAACAGCTCAAGTAAATACCGAGCAACCAGAAATAGCTAAGTCTTCTCAAGCTAAAAAGCCACAATCTTTAGCAGCCGTAGATTTACCAACATTTCCTCGTCCTAAATAATTTCGTGTACTCACTTAACTTAAAGATTTAAGTTGCAAATTTTTCAATACAGTTTGGTATAAATTAATGTTACATTTTATACTAATCTTCCCTCACGTAATCAGCTATGTTCAACAAATAGTAAGTTGGAGACAATGTGTAACTGCTTACGCTGAGAGAAAGTATGCGAATTGAGCAATTACAAGCCTTTATAGCAATTACAGAAACGGGAAATTTCGGACAAGCAGCCAAAAAATGTGGCGTAACTCAGTCAACTATAAGTCGTCAGATCCAGTCTTTAGAACAAGACTTAGGATTACAGCTGTTTCACCGTAGTAACCAAGCAAAGCTGACTCTTGGTGGAGAAAAGCTTTTACCCCGCGCTCAAAAAATTTGCCAAGAATGGCATAGAGCCAGTCAAGAATGTAGCGATCTAATTGCTGGGAAACAGCCAGAGCTTTGCATCGCTGCAATACATTCAGTTTGCGCCCACTATTTGCCACCAATTCTGCAACAATTTTGTTCGGATTATCCTCAAGTTCAGTTAAGAGTTACGGCATTAGGTAGCGATCGCGCTCTAAAAGTCTTACGAGATGGTCTAATTGATGTGGCGATCGTGATGAATAATCGCTTTTTAACAACATCAGCCGAAATAGAATTAGCAGTACTATATGAAGAGCAGATAGATGTTTTAATGGCTGCCAATCATCCTCTAAGCAAGCTCAAAAAAGTTCCGCTTTTAGAGTTGGTCAAGTATCCTCAAATAGTTTTTAAGGATGGCTATGGTATGCAAAGACTAGTACAGGAATGGTTTAATCATCAGAATGTCCAAATCAAAACGGCAATGGAATTAAACACTCTTGATGCTTTTCGGGGCGTAATTCGACAGGGAGAAATGGTAGCTCTGTTACCTCATAAAGCCCTGATTGACTCCTACAATGACCCTACTTTAGCTATCCGCCCGATTTCTCAATCTCATCGAGCCACGGAAAATACTAAGCAGGAAGGCTTAGACGGTGTTCTAACGCGCCAGGTGGTTATGGTGACAACGCGCGATCGCCTAATGATTCCTCCTATCGCTCATTTTTACCAGTTGGTCAAAGATATGGGCAAAACTTCAGAAGCATTAACTTCACAGTTAGTTAGCTGATAGTATACTTTGATACAAATTAACCAACTAATAACTGATAACTAAAAAAGATGCGCCTAAATCAAAGACAAAATTGGTAGAACTATGAGCCAAGAGTTTCGAGAATTGCTAAAAAGAGTTGGTAGCGGGACTCACACCAGCAAAAATTTAACCCGATCGCAAGCAGCAACTGCTACTAGGATGATGTTGCTACAGGAAGCCACTCCTGCTCAAATTGGCGCATTTATGATCGCTCATCGCATCAAACGTCCTACTTCAGAAGAGTTGGCGGGAATTCTCGATGCCTTCGACCAATTGGGTAGTAAACTCGAAGCTGCTTCTCACCACAACCATCAGCCAGTGGTGCTAGGGAATCCCTATGACGGGCGATCGCGCACTGTACCAGTTACAATTATTACCGCTCTAATTTTAGCTAGTGCAGATATACCTGTAGTGCTGCATGGTGGCGATTGTATGCCGACTAAATATGGCATTCCTCTGGTAGAAATTTGGCAGCAGTTAGGAGTAGACTTTGCTAGGTTTAATTTGGCTCAAGCTCAAAGCATATATAACCAGAGCAACATTGGTTTTATCTATCTACCCCAGCATTTTCCTGCTGCCAATGATTTTGTTACCTTTCGCGAGCAAATTGGCAAACGTCCTCCTTTTGCTACCGCCGAGTTGGTCTGGTGTCCCGTGTTAGGAGAGGCTCATTTAGTCGCGGGGTTTGTTCATCCGCCAACAGAAGAGCGTTTTCGAGTAACCTTCCAAATTCGCGCCGCAAAAAACTTTACCTTAATAAAAGGCTTAGAAGGTAGTTGCGATCTTGCCCGCAGTCGAACAGGAATTATCGCTTTAAGTAAGTCAGAAGGCAGTTTTGAACGTCTTTTACTCGACCCTGCCGACTATAGTTTAAATGGTTCGGATCTTGCTTTTGAATCAAATGCTCAGGCGATCGCACTAATGCAAGAAGTTATTCAAGGCGACAATAGCCAACTATTCCCCGCTGCTATTTTAAACGGTGGTTTTTACCTTTGGCGTTTTGGTTTGGCAAAAACTCTAGAATCTGGCTTTACTTTAGCAGAAGAAATTTTAACTACAGGACAAGTCGCCGATAAACTAACTCAATTAAAAACTTTGGTTGAGGGTCAAAAGTCAAGAGTCAGGAGTTAAAAATTTAATTAAAATATGCGATCGCTACCAAACCTTAAAACCTACACGACGAAATCAGCCCAACAAGTTCAAATCTGCATCGCTCCTCCCCACCAATTCGTTTTGAACCGACGGCAGCAGCTCTTACCAGGCTGGAATGTTGTGATTAGCTATCTAATTTTAATCTTACAGCAGTCGTCAATTTCCCTCCAAGAATCTAGTCCTGAAGTAGTATTAGAGAAAGATAATCTCAGAGCAAAATTTATGCTTTTTGGCCGTAGTTTAATTTTTGCACTACAGGCTCAAAAATATCAAAGCGATCTTTTCGATCCTCGCACTGGCTATCCTCTTTTCGCTCGTCCAGGCATAACTTTTGATGATAATGCGGTAGTCAAAGCCATCTTAAAATATCCTGTCATCAGCCATCGACAATGCTCATTGCTGATCCATCCAGTTTGGGGCAACAAAGTTTATCCATCTACGATAGTTACCTCTGCACCTGCAAATATTCTTAATTCTTGCCTTCAGCAGGCAATTGCTAATCAAAATTGGCAACTCAAAAATTGATAATCTGTAAGTTATGTAAAAAATTATTGCATTAGTTGAGACATTCTTTTTTAAAGCATAAAGTGTTAGGATTCATATTGAGATAAAAATCGGCAATCCAGTTTGTATTCAGTATTGATAGGTTTTTCCGTAAGTATTGATTTGGTTCTTTGACGAAATTTAAACTCTCTACATCTAATTTGCATTCAGGAGACATTCAGTTCATGTCAATTTACGTAGGTAATCTCAACTATGAGGTTAGCCAAGAAGATCTAAGCGAAGTATTTGCAGAATACGGCAAAGTAAAGCGAGTTCACCTTCCTACAGATCGCGAAACAGGTCGTAAACGTGGTTTTGGTTTCGTGGAAATGGAAACTGAAGCCGAAGAAGATAAAGCCATTGAAACTCTAGATGGAGCAGAATGGATGGGTCGCGAGATCAAAGTAAATAAAGCAAGACCCCGCGAAAATAACAGTTCCTTTGGTGATGGCGGTGGTCGTCGCGATCGCTTCTAAACTCCAAAGTTAAATCGAAATTGCGCTTCTGGATAGCAACTAGATTATGATACTAGAAACTCCCAGGAGCGTTTTACTGTGTAATGAGGAATCATACCTAAATGGCTAAACGTCGTAACGCGAAAAAAGAAAAAGCAGCTCGAAATAAAATAAACGCTCGTAAATTCCGTAAACAAACTAGCCGTTATGGGAATCGCGGCAGAAAAAACTATAACAGCAATAATACCGACAAAAAAGAAGAGTCAACAGAAATGGATGACTCTAGTAATTCTGCTCATTCTTCGATGAATAACAATTAAATAACTAGAAGAGTCTACCTATATTCTTAGCTCTGCTGATGAAGTTAAACAGCTTCTCAGTAGGGCGTTTTTTTTGCTTGGTTGATTTTAAGGTCTTAATTTTAAGTAACAGCGACCTCAGCAAGAAGTTTGAGGGGAGTGAGTTTTTTTAATAATTCTAAAGAAGCGCGGTCGCGCACGAATAATGACCCGGCAAAACCAAGAGAATTAATCGGAATATTCTCAAAAGACTCTTGCGATCGCGGTACGATTAACATCCATTCTCTAGTAGCTAAAAAGTTATATGCGCCAGGCTGTTTTCGCTTATGCTCATCAAGCTTAAATCCTACCTGATTCAACAAAGCATAGTATCGTTGCAGCATGATTTGAGCTGCTGCTTCGGCAGTATGGTTGGGCGGTATATTTAAGGATGCAATGCCGTGACGGAAGGGAAAGCTCTCGATTCTACCTAAAGAGTTTTGGAAAGTTGTATTGGCGATCGCTTCATCTACAGGAAGATGAACTACGTTGGGTAAAAAAGGCAGAGGAATCAACTGGAGATGCTTATGTGGTTGGGAAGCACCAGCGATTTTTCCCGCGTTAAAAAAAGCTAGTCCGTCTATTTCCTGCATACAAGTCCACAAAGCGGCAAAATCTTCTAAGTTTAATAAATCAGTTTGTGGTTCAAAAGCGCGAGTCACAATTAAAAGATGATTGTCCACCACATTAAATTTATTGAGCAAGCAAAGATGAGTTGGCGAAATATCTCCGACAAAGAGATCTGGCTCATAAGGTAAAAAGGGATTGATTGTAGTTCCTGTTTGCTTTTCTTGTTGACTCTGCTTTTTTCGGGCTTGTTCTTTACGAGTTAAATTAGATAGAGTCCGAACGACAAAAGAAATATTGTGCTGTTGAATTACGTGATATTCGGTTTCAATAGACTTAAGCGCACCACATTCGCGAGCGGTTTTAGTCCGCTGAGTAGTTTCTGACCACAGAGTACCAGGCTGCAATAAGGAATGGTTGCTCGGATTAGTTGCTGATTCTTCCATGTTTTGCCGTATCGATCGCTATTTATTCTCTCTCTTCAACTATCAATTAT
This sequence is a window from Coleofasciculaceae cyanobacterium. Protein-coding genes within it:
- the csaB gene encoding polysaccharide pyruvyl transferase CsaB, which produces MSPTKAVLCGYYGMGNAGDEALLLSLLQMLPESVVPIVLSGDPQTTKRQYGVASCHRKSSLAILKALQQSDVFIWGGGSLMQDSTSLASPVYYAGLMALAQQRGLKTIAWAQGIGPLNKSFTRWLTKQVLLGCDAVSVRDTASAELLTSWQIEPLIAPDPVWALESETPLEFPDTDKPIVAVVLRSHPLLTAARLTTLVQAIQDFQAQTNTFILLIPFQPAQDNAIAEQIAVQLEQDFTIMSMTNPKQLKGLFKNVKMAIGMRLHSLIMAAAAECSCFVLSYDPKVTQLMSELNLPGYELANLPQEPQIISSAWLKQYYQGQAMQQISIQSLIDRALIHQHLLKKVMINS
- a CDS encoding LysR family transcriptional regulator; translated protein: MRIEQLQAFIAITETGNFGQAAKKCGVTQSTISRQIQSLEQDLGLQLFHRSNQAKLTLGGEKLLPRAQKICQEWHRASQECSDLIAGKQPELCIAAIHSVCAHYLPPILQQFCSDYPQVQLRVTALGSDRALKVLRDGLIDVAIVMNNRFLTTSAEIELAVLYEEQIDVLMAANHPLSKLKKVPLLELVKYPQIVFKDGYGMQRLVQEWFNHQNVQIKTAMELNTLDAFRGVIRQGEMVALLPHKALIDSYNDPTLAIRPISQSHRATENTKQEGLDGVLTRQVVMVTTRDRLMIPPIAHFYQLVKDMGKTSEALTSQLVS
- a CDS encoding anthranilate phosphoribosyltransferase family protein — its product is MSQEFRELLKRVGSGTHTSKNLTRSQAATATRMMLLQEATPAQIGAFMIAHRIKRPTSEELAGILDAFDQLGSKLEAASHHNHQPVVLGNPYDGRSRTVPVTIITALILASADIPVVLHGGDCMPTKYGIPLVEIWQQLGVDFARFNLAQAQSIYNQSNIGFIYLPQHFPAANDFVTFREQIGKRPPFATAELVWCPVLGEAHLVAGFVHPPTEERFRVTFQIRAAKNFTLIKGLEGSCDLARSRTGIIALSKSEGSFERLLLDPADYSLNGSDLAFESNAQAIALMQEVIQGDNSQLFPAAILNGGFYLWRFGLAKTLESGFTLAEEILTTGQVADKLTQLKTLVEGQKSRVRS
- a CDS encoding methylmalonic aciduria and homocystinuria type D protein; this encodes MRSLPNLKTYTTKSAQQVQICIAPPHQFVLNRRQQLLPGWNVVISYLILILQQSSISLQESSPEVVLEKDNLRAKFMLFGRSLIFALQAQKYQSDLFDPRTGYPLFARPGITFDDNAVVKAILKYPVISHRQCSLLIHPVWGNKVYPSTIVTSAPANILNSCLQQAIANQNWQLKN
- a CDS encoding RNA-binding protein, coding for MSIYVGNLNYEVSQEDLSEVFAEYGKVKRVHLPTDRETGRKRGFGFVEMETEAEEDKAIETLDGAEWMGREIKVNKARPRENNSSFGDGGGRRDRF
- a CDS encoding phosphorylase, with the protein product MEESATNPSNHSLLQPGTLWSETTQRTKTARECGALKSIETEYHVIQQHNISFVVRTLSNLTRKEQARKKQSQQEKQTGTTINPFLPYEPDLFVGDISPTHLCLLNKFNVVDNHLLIVTRAFEPQTDLLNLEDFAALWTCMQEIDGLAFFNAGKIAGASQPHKHLQLIPLPFLPNVVHLPVDEAIANTTFQNSLGRIESFPFRHGIASLNIPPNHTAEAAAQIMLQRYYALLNQVGFKLDEHKRKQPGAYNFLATREWMLIVPRSQESFENIPINSLGFAGSLFVRDRASLELLKKLTPLKLLAEVAVT